A DNA window from Phragmites australis chromosome 11, lpPhrAust1.1, whole genome shotgun sequence contains the following coding sequences:
- the LOC133885845 gene encoding peptide chain release factor PrfB3, chloroplastic-like isoform X1, protein MVAAASPAACARASASGPRAARLAALPGDGAAVYKELGFYSLKKRIEDAVVRVEMTASSALEFEEARRIKQEEVLRKRNLWDNPAKSYESLSALADAIRVVDHLKDLRFKAEEAKLISQLAEMDAINGELFKQAYKSSIDASEYLDRYQMYKLLRGPYDKEGACIIVTAVSEGVASELWAEKLFGMYTSWARKQGSKVGLIEKIALTSDHVWSAAMEIESEYMFGTISGEKGMHRMIYPSLENSGTYQALSARVDIIPLFLDRPVNLHLDEDDMEISPSTSEYKKRDSRNGAAVRIQHIPSGVTAESSGERSYFANKLKATSRLKAKLLLIARELRVSDTKMISKQAIEDRCNHETRRYTFGPQKLVLDLNTGAQLSDLNSVLEGDIEPFIRGRIISRQ, encoded by the exons GTTTTTATTCCTTGAAAAAGAGGATTGAAGATGCAGTTGTCCGGGTTGAAATGACTGCCTCCAGTGCACTGGAGTTTGAAGAAGCAAGGAGAATTAAACAAGAAGAGGTATTGCGGAAGCGTAATTTGTGGGACAATCCAGCTAAGTCGTACGAGTCGCTTTCTGCTCTAGCCGATGCCATCAGGGTGGTCGACCATCTCAAAGACCTTCGCTTTAAG GCTGAAGAGGCGAAGTTGATTAGTCAACTAGCAGAGATGGATGCCATAAATGGTGAGCTATTTAAGCAAGCATACAAATCCTCTATAGATGCTAGCGAGTATCTAGATCGTTACCAGATGTACAAGCTTCTTAGGGGTCCGTATGATAAGGAGGGAGCTTGTATTATTGTCACTGCAGTATCAGAGGGCGTTGCATCTGAG CTATGGGCAGAGAAGCTCTTTGGCATGTATACAAGTTGGGCACGGAAGCAGGGCAGCAAGGTTGGATTGATTGAGAAGATTGCATTAACAAGTGATCATGTCTGGTCTGCAGCAATGGAGATTGAATCAGAGTACATGTTTGGCACCATTTCTGGAGAAAAAGGAATGCATCGGATGATCTACCCCTCCCTTGAAAATTCTGGCACTTATCAG GCCTTGTCAGCTAGAGTCGACATAATTCCCCTCTTCTTGGATAGACCAGTTAACCTTCACttggatgaagatgatatggAGATCTCTCCCTCAACATCTGAATATAAAAAGCGAGATAGCAGAAATGGTGCTGCTGTTAGGATCCAACACATACCAAGTGGAGTCACTGCAGAAAGTTCAG GTGAGAGAAGCTACTTTGCAAACAAGTTAAAAGCCACGAGTAGATTGAAAGCAAAGCTCCTTTTAATAGCTAGAGAATTGAGAGTATCGGACACGAAGATGATCAGCAAACAGGCTATAGAGGATAGGTGCAACCACGAAACACGAAGATACACATTCGGGCCTCAGAAATTGGTCCTTGATCTCAACACAGGCGCCCAATTATCAGACTTGAACTCGGTCCTGGAAGGCGATATCGAACCGTTCATCCGAGGCCGTATTATTTCCAGACAATGA
- the LOC133885845 gene encoding peptide chain release factor PrfB3, chloroplastic-like isoform X2, with amino-acid sequence MTASSALEFEEARRIKQEEVLRKRNLWDNPAKSYESLSALADAIRVVDHLKDLRFKAEEAKLISQLAEMDAINGELFKQAYKSSIDASEYLDRYQMYKLLRGPYDKEGACIIVTAVSEGVASELWAEKLFGMYTSWARKQGSKVGLIEKIALTSDHVWSAAMEIESEYMFGTISGEKGMHRMIYPSLENSGTYQALSARVDIIPLFLDRPVNLHLDEDDMEISPSTSEYKKRDSRNGAAVRIQHIPSGVTAESSGERSYFANKLKATSRLKAKLLLIARELRVSDTKMISKQAIEDRCNHETRRYTFGPQKLVLDLNTGAQLSDLNSVLEGDIEPFIRGRIISRQ; translated from the exons ATGACTGCCTCCAGTGCACTGGAGTTTGAAGAAGCAAGGAGAATTAAACAAGAAGAGGTATTGCGGAAGCGTAATTTGTGGGACAATCCAGCTAAGTCGTACGAGTCGCTTTCTGCTCTAGCCGATGCCATCAGGGTGGTCGACCATCTCAAAGACCTTCGCTTTAAG GCTGAAGAGGCGAAGTTGATTAGTCAACTAGCAGAGATGGATGCCATAAATGGTGAGCTATTTAAGCAAGCATACAAATCCTCTATAGATGCTAGCGAGTATCTAGATCGTTACCAGATGTACAAGCTTCTTAGGGGTCCGTATGATAAGGAGGGAGCTTGTATTATTGTCACTGCAGTATCAGAGGGCGTTGCATCTGAG CTATGGGCAGAGAAGCTCTTTGGCATGTATACAAGTTGGGCACGGAAGCAGGGCAGCAAGGTTGGATTGATTGAGAAGATTGCATTAACAAGTGATCATGTCTGGTCTGCAGCAATGGAGATTGAATCAGAGTACATGTTTGGCACCATTTCTGGAGAAAAAGGAATGCATCGGATGATCTACCCCTCCCTTGAAAATTCTGGCACTTATCAG GCCTTGTCAGCTAGAGTCGACATAATTCCCCTCTTCTTGGATAGACCAGTTAACCTTCACttggatgaagatgatatggAGATCTCTCCCTCAACATCTGAATATAAAAAGCGAGATAGCAGAAATGGTGCTGCTGTTAGGATCCAACACATACCAAGTGGAGTCACTGCAGAAAGTTCAG GTGAGAGAAGCTACTTTGCAAACAAGTTAAAAGCCACGAGTAGATTGAAAGCAAAGCTCCTTTTAATAGCTAGAGAATTGAGAGTATCGGACACGAAGATGATCAGCAAACAGGCTATAGAGGATAGGTGCAACCACGAAACACGAAGATACACATTCGGGCCTCAGAAATTGGTCCTTGATCTCAACACAGGCGCCCAATTATCAGACTTGAACTCGGTCCTGGAAGGCGATATCGAACCGTTCATCCGAGGCCGTATTATTTCCAGACAATGA
- the LOC133885863 gene encoding lichenase-2-like: protein MARQGVASMFALALLLGVFASVPQSAESIGVSYGMSGTNLPPPSTVIGMYTANGISSMRLYAPDQAALQAVGDTGISVVVGAPNDVLSNLAASPAAAASWVRNNIQAYPSVSFRYVCVGNEVDGGAAQNLAPAMENVYSALAAAGLDDIKVTTSVSQSILGVYSPPSAAEFTSEARGFMGPVLQFLARTGAPLMASVYPYFTYTYNPTAMDINYALFIAPGTIVQDGAYGYQNLFDATVDAFYVAMGNHGGSSVPLVVSESGWPSSGGIAATPENAGIYNQNLINHVGRGTPRHPGAIETYLFSMFNENLKDNGVEQNWGLFYPDMKHVYPISFN, encoded by the exons ATGGCAAGGCAAGGTGTAGCCTCCATGTTTGCTTTGGCGTTGCTCCTTGGGGTCTTTGCCTCCGTCCCTCAaa GTGCGGAGTCCATCGGGGTGTCCTACGGCATGAGCGGCACCAACCTGCCACCGCCGAGCACCGTCATCGGCATGTACACCGCCAACGGCATCTCGTCCATGCGGCTGTACGCGCCGGACCAGGCGGCGCTCCAGGCCGTGGGCGACACAGGTATCAGCGTCGTCGTCGGCGCGCCCAACGACGTGCTGTCCAACCTCGCTGCCAgccccgccgcggccgcctcctGGGTCCGCAACAACATCCAGGCCTACCCCTCAGTCTCCTTCCGCTACGTCTGCGTCGGCAACGAGGTGGACGGCGGTGCGGCGCAGAACTTGGCCCCGGCCATGGAGAACGTCTACTCAGCGCTGGCCGCCGCCGGGCTGGACGACATCAAGGTGACCACGTCGGTGTCGCAGTCCATCCTGGGCGTGTACAGTCCACCCTCCGCTGCCGAGTTCACCAGCGAGGCGCGGGGGTTCATGGGCCCTGTCCTACAGTTCCTGGCGCGCACCGGTGCGCCGCTCATGGCCAGCGTCTACCCCTACTTCACCTACACCTACAACCCGACCGCCATGGACATCAACTACGCGCTCTTCATCGCTCCCGGCACCATCGTGCAGGACGGCGCCTACGGGTACCAGAACCTCTTCGACGCGACCGTCGACGCCTTCTACGTGGCGATGGGCAACCACGGCGGCTCCAGCGTGCCGCTGGTGGTGTCGGAAAGTGGGTGGCCGTCCAGTGGCGGCATAGCGGCGACGCCGGAAAACGCGGGAATCTACAACCAGAACCTGATCAACCACGTCGGCCGGGGAACGCCGCGCCACCCGGGCGCTATCGAGACGTACCTCTTCTCCATGTTCAACGAGAACTTGAAGGACAACGGCGTGGAGCAGAACTGGGGGCTCTTCTACCCCGACATGAAGCACGTCTACCCCATCAGCTTCAACTGA